GCTACGAGGCGATGTTTGTGGCAGAAGCAGCATTGCCGGCGGATGTCCGTATGCAGTTTGTGGCCATTGTCACCCCCAACCACCTGCACCTGCCGGTGGCGCTCGCGGCCCTCAAGCATGGCTTCCATGTGATGAGCGACAAGCCAGCGACCCTCAACCTCGCCGAAGCCGTAACGCTCGAAGCCGCGATCAAGGCCTCGGGCTGCCATTATGGCCTCACCCATACCTATCTTGGCTATCCACTGGTGCGGCAGGCGCGGGATATGATTGCGGCGGGCGAAATTGGCGCGGTGCGGCGGATCAGTGTTGAATATCCGCAAGGCTGGCTGTCTGCCCCCCTTGAAGGCAGCGGCAACAAACAGGCCGACTGGCGGACCGATCCGGCGCGCGCTGGCCTTGGCGGGGCGCTTGGCGATATCGGCACGCATGCCAGCAGCCTTGCGGAATATATAACAGGCGACCGGATCAGCCATGTGTGCGCCGATTTGCGCGCCGTGGTGCCAGGGCGGCGGCTTGATGATGATGTTGCGGTGCTTTTCCAGATGGAGCAGGGCGCGCACGGCTCGCTGATGGCAAGCCAGATCTCAGCGGGCGAGGAAAACGGCCTATGGATCAGGATATCGGGCGAGAAAGGCACGCTCGAATGGCACCAGATGGCGCCGAACGAATTGATCCTGCGCCGGCCGGGTGCGCCTGTCGCCACCTACCACGCCGGGGCTGAATTCGAGTATCTGACACTCGCAGCCCGGAGGGCTTGCCGCACGCCTTCGGGGCATCCGGAAGGCTATATCGAGGCTTTCGCCAACCTCTACCGCGATTTCGCCAGCATTGTGCGCGGTGACAAGCGGGCTTTGGACGATGCGCCGCTGCCGGGCATCGAGCTTGGCCTAAGCGCCATGGCCTTTGTGGAAGCCGTGGTGAAGAACGCGGCGGGCGACGAAAAATGGACGGATATCGGCGCGCTCGTCACCGCAGCGCGCCGCGGACAGGAGACAGACCGGTGAAAATGATCAAAGGCCCGGCGCTCTTCCTTGCCCAGTTTCTGGGTGACGAAGCGCCTTTCAACAGCCTGCCGGCCATCACCAAATGGGCCGCAAGCCTTGGCTATAAGGGCGTGCAGATCCCGACAAGCGATCCGGCGATCTTCAACCTGAAGCTTGCCGCCGAAAGCCAGGATTATGCCGACGAGATCAAAGGCATTTGCGCCGAGGCAGGTGTGGAGGTCACCGAGCTTTCAACCCACCTGCAGGGCCAGCTGGTGGCGTGCCATCCGGCCTATGCCGATCTCTTCGCGGGCTTCGCCCCCGCCGAGATGCGCGGCAAGCCCGAAGCCACCGCCGCATGGGCAACCGAGGAATTGAAGCTGGCGGCGAAGGCAAGCGCGCGCATGGGGTTGAAAAGCCATGCGACCTTCTCGGGCGCGCTGCTGTGGCACACTGTTTATCCGTGGCCGCAGCGCCCCGCCGGGATGGTCGAGGAAGGCTTCAAGGAACTGGCGCGGCGCTGGAAACCGATTCTGGACGCGTTCGAGGATGCAGGCGTGGATGCCTGCTACGAACTGCATCCGGGGGAAGACCTGCACGACGGCGTCACGTTCGAGCGGTTCCTGGAGGCGGTCGGCAATCACCCGCGCGCCAATATCCTGTATGACCCGAGCCATT
The Gimibacter soli DNA segment above includes these coding regions:
- a CDS encoding sugar phosphate isomerase/epimerase family protein, producing the protein MKMIKGPALFLAQFLGDEAPFNSLPAITKWAASLGYKGVQIPTSDPAIFNLKLAAESQDYADEIKGICAEAGVEVTELSTHLQGQLVACHPAYADLFAGFAPAEMRGKPEATAAWATEELKLAAKASARMGLKSHATFSGALLWHTVYPWPQRPAGMVEEGFKELARRWKPILDAFEDAGVDACYELHPGEDLHDGVTFERFLEAVGNHPRANILYDPSHFILQQLDYLAFIDHYHSRIRAFHVKDAEFRPNGKSGVYGGYQGWVERPGRFRSLGDGQIDFKAIFSKLTQYDYDGWAVVEWECCLKHPEDGAREGAKFVADHIIRPAPRAFDDFAAAGG
- a CDS encoding Gfo/Idh/MocA family protein, with product MIRARIRMGMVGGGEGAFIGDIHRMAARLDGQIELVCGAFSRDAENCRRTAASLGLAPERAYESYEAMFVAEAALPADVRMQFVAIVTPNHLHLPVALAALKHGFHVMSDKPATLNLAEAVTLEAAIKASGCHYGLTHTYLGYPLVRQARDMIAAGEIGAVRRISVEYPQGWLSAPLEGSGNKQADWRTDPARAGLGGALGDIGTHASSLAEYITGDRISHVCADLRAVVPGRRLDDDVAVLFQMEQGAHGSLMASQISAGEENGLWIRISGEKGTLEWHQMAPNELILRRPGAPVATYHAGAEFEYLTLAARRACRTPSGHPEGYIEAFANLYRDFASIVRGDKRALDDAPLPGIELGLSAMAFVEAVVKNAAGDEKWTDIGALVTAARRGQETDR